In Apilactobacillus bombintestini, one genomic interval encodes:
- a CDS encoding MetQ/NlpA family ABC transporter substrate-binding protein translates to MKKGYKKLLLAFTFLLVLPLTLLAGCGKNSAHTVKVGVIGGDARVWKSVQSRVKKEGINLQIVQFTDYSQPNAALTNKEININSFQNYAFQDNWNAAHHTKIVSIGKTIFSPLTLYSKKVSNVKDLRKGASIAVANDVTNEARGLKLLASAGLIKLRNTPLPTVKDITENKKDLKIVPLDAAQTPRALADEDASVVNGGFALDAKLSFKDILFEEPTNKAAIPYINIISANKSDQNNKDYKKVVKVYQSQATKDLLKKLYKNEEIPAWDVNFNK, encoded by the coding sequence ATGAAGAAAGGTTACAAGAAGTTATTATTAGCGTTTACATTTTTATTGGTATTACCACTAACGTTATTAGCAGGTTGTGGTAAGAATTCAGCCCACACAGTTAAAGTAGGGGTTATTGGCGGTGACGCACGAGTATGGAAGTCAGTTCAATCACGTGTGAAAAAAGAAGGTATTAATTTACAAATTGTCCAATTTACTGATTATTCACAACCTAATGCCGCATTAACTAACAAAGAAATCAACATTAACTCATTTCAAAATTATGCATTCCAAGATAACTGGAATGCCGCTCACCATACTAAGATTGTTTCCATCGGTAAGACTATTTTCTCTCCTTTAACTTTATATTCTAAGAAAGTTTCTAACGTTAAAGATCTAAGAAAAGGTGCTTCTATTGCAGTAGCAAACGATGTTACCAACGAAGCACGTGGTTTGAAACTACTTGCTAGTGCAGGATTAATTAAATTAAGAAACACTCCACTTCCAACAGTTAAAGACATTACTGAAAACAAGAAAGATTTAAAGATTGTTCCTTTAGATGCAGCACAAACTCCAAGAGCTTTAGCTGATGAAGATGCTTCTGTAGTTAATGGTGGATTTGCGCTAGATGCTAAATTAAGTTTTAAAGATATCCTATTTGAAGAACCTACTAATAAAGCAGCTATTCCATATATCAACATTATTTCAGCTAACAAATCTGATCAAAACAACAAGGATTACAAGAAAGTAGTAAAAGTTTACCAAAGCCAAGCAACTAAGGACTTATTGAAGAAACTTTACAAGAATGAAGAAATTCCTGCATGGGATGTTAACTTCAATAAATAA
- a CDS encoding methionine ABC transporter ATP-binding protein: MTQISLEHIDVTFNQKHQVSKAVQDVSLNIEKGDAYGIVGYSGAGKSTLVRVINRLQKPSAGKVIIDNKDINKFSRYQIRRLRKNIGFIFQHFNLMNARNIEENILYPMVGTNTSKAKRKQRVQHLIDLVGLKGKEKFYPAQLSGGQKQRVAIARALANNPQILISDEATSALDPKTTQAILQLLKRINKELGVTIVLITHEMDVVKSLCNKVAVMDAGKVVEEGSILEVFSNPKTQLTQDFIDTTNNVKGAIETLASQKRFVDLSREQRLFRLHYIGKSTENPIIIDLYQKFGAVANIIYGNIEFISDVPLGNLIIEIDADKPTLKEIKEYLAKKDVHLRNINLQDESSKEE, translated from the coding sequence ATGACACAAATTAGTTTGGAACATATTGATGTAACTTTTAACCAAAAACATCAAGTTTCTAAAGCTGTGCAAGATGTTTCCTTAAATATTGAAAAAGGGGATGCATACGGTATTGTAGGCTATTCGGGTGCCGGAAAAAGTACTTTAGTAAGAGTTATTAACCGTTTGCAAAAACCTAGTGCAGGAAAAGTAATTATTGATAATAAAGATATTAATAAGTTTAGCCGTTATCAAATCCGTCGATTGAGAAAAAATATTGGATTTATTTTCCAACATTTTAATTTAATGAATGCTAGAAATATTGAAGAAAACATTTTATATCCCATGGTAGGAACGAATACATCTAAAGCAAAAAGAAAGCAACGAGTTCAACATTTAATCGATTTAGTAGGATTAAAAGGTAAAGAAAAGTTCTATCCAGCGCAACTTTCTGGAGGACAAAAACAACGAGTAGCAATTGCCAGAGCTTTAGCTAACAATCCACAAATTCTAATTAGTGATGAAGCTACTAGTGCACTAGATCCAAAAACTACGCAAGCTATTCTGCAATTACTAAAGAGAATTAATAAAGAATTGGGTGTCACGATTGTTTTAATTACTCATGAAATGGACGTAGTTAAATCACTATGTAATAAAGTGGCGGTCATGGATGCCGGAAAAGTAGTGGAAGAAGGTAGCATCTTAGAAGTCTTTAGTAATCCTAAAACACAACTTACTCAAGACTTTATTGATACTACTAATAATGTCAAAGGCGCTATTGAAACATTGGCTAGTCAAAAGCGTTTTGTAGATCTATCACGTGAACAACGATTATTCAGATTGCACTACATTGGTAAATCCACTGAAAATCCAATCATCATTGATTTGTATCAAAAGTTTGGAGCGGTAGCCAACATTATATATGGAAATATCGAATTTATTTCAGATGTTCCGTTAGGTAATTTAATTATCGAAATTGATGCGGATAAACCTACGCTCAAAGAAATTAAAGAATATTTAGCCAAAAAAGATGTTCACTTAAGAAACATTAATTTACAAGATGAAAGTAGTAAGGAGGAGTAG
- a CDS encoding methionine ABC transporter permease, with protein MNAFLAHYFPNAITMIPDFEQATFETLYMTFFTAIIGGLIGLLIGVILVLTGPEGISENDVFYTILDKIVNFFRSVPFIIMLAVIAPFTRIVVGTSIGTTACIVPLVIAVIPFYARQVQNALLDVDSGIIESAQAMGSSTWGIVFRVYLKEGLPKIIRSSVVTLISLIGLTAMAGTVGGGGLGNLAVIVGYQRYENDVTLVALVLILIIVFAIQIVGDVLARMTDHENTK; from the coding sequence ATGAATGCATTTTTAGCTCATTATTTTCCCAACGCTATAACTATGATTCCAGATTTTGAACAAGCCACCTTTGAAACTTTATACATGACATTTTTTACTGCCATCATTGGTGGGTTAATAGGACTATTAATCGGTGTTATATTAGTATTAACCGGTCCTGAAGGAATTAGTGAAAATGATGTATTTTACACTATCTTAGATAAAATTGTGAACTTCTTTCGTTCAGTTCCTTTCATTATCATGTTAGCGGTAATTGCACCATTCACAAGAATAGTAGTAGGTACCTCTATTGGTACTACTGCATGTATCGTTCCATTAGTAATTGCGGTTATTCCTTTTTATGCAAGACAAGTGCAAAATGCATTGTTAGATGTAGATAGTGGAATTATAGAATCCGCTCAAGCTATGGGATCATCCACATGGGGAATTGTATTTAGAGTATATCTAAAAGAAGGATTACCTAAGATTATACGTTCATCGGTGGTAACTTTAATTAGTTTGATTGGCCTAACTGCTATGGCTGGAACTGTCGGTGGTGGTGGCTTAGGTAACTTGGCTGTTATTGTTGGTTATCAAAGATATGAAAATGATGTAACTTTAGTAGCATTAGTATTAATTCTAATTATTGTATTTGCAATTCAAATTGTGGGGGATGTCCTAGCAAGAATGACTGACCATGAAAATACAAAATAA
- a CDS encoding ArgE/DapE family deacylase: MEKEEQLQVLKDLVAINTVADNEKEVAQYLSDLFKKHGIDSEIVDQFDNRSNLVASIGNKSGKVLAFEGHEDTVHENNADDWTHNPFDPVVENNNLYGRGVTDMKAGLAAQAIALIELHDEHKDLSGQLKFLATISEELTQGGANFLAKRGDVDDVDAVVIGEPTGQRQDDKNRHYLVYAHKGALIYTVKSVGKAAHSSTPEYGIDAIDNLINYRQVEKEYFAKQTGNDDILGKTIYTPDIFQGGKQVNSIPDFAFEKVMVRTIPQLNNDQIVHDLNEIIDSFNQKSGYNLKLEVNFSGYPVKNNPDADIVSVAQQASQDELGYKLDLKSLSMGTDASQYKARKNDLDVIILGPGNDTAHQTDEYIDLDSFYAFIRLYKQIAINYLQ; the protein is encoded by the coding sequence ATGGAAAAAGAAGAACAATTACAAGTATTAAAAGATTTAGTCGCTATTAATACGGTAGCAGACAATGAAAAAGAAGTAGCTCAATACTTAAGTGATTTATTTAAAAAACACGGAATTGACAGTGAGATTGTGGATCAATTTGATAATAGAAGTAATTTGGTAGCTTCTATTGGAAATAAGTCTGGTAAAGTTCTAGCATTTGAAGGACATGAAGACACTGTTCATGAAAATAATGCTGATGATTGGACTCACAATCCCTTTGATCCAGTAGTAGAAAATAATAACTTATATGGTCGTGGAGTAACTGATATGAAAGCTGGTTTGGCTGCTCAAGCTATTGCTTTGATTGAATTACATGATGAACATAAAGATTTGTCTGGACAATTAAAATTTTTAGCTACTATTTCTGAAGAACTAACTCAAGGTGGAGCTAATTTCCTTGCTAAACGAGGAGATGTAGATGATGTTGATGCAGTAGTGATTGGTGAACCAACTGGTCAACGACAAGATGATAAGAATCGCCACTATTTAGTTTATGCTCATAAAGGTGCACTTATTTATACAGTTAAAAGTGTAGGTAAAGCAGCACACAGTTCTACTCCAGAATATGGAATTGATGCTATTGATAATTTGATTAATTATCGCCAAGTTGAAAAAGAATACTTTGCTAAACAAACTGGAAATGATGATATTTTAGGTAAAACTATATATACACCTGATATCTTCCAAGGAGGAAAACAAGTTAATTCCATTCCTGATTTTGCCTTCGAAAAAGTAATGGTTAGAACTATTCCACAACTTAATAATGATCAAATTGTACATGATTTAAATGAAATTATTGATTCATTTAACCAAAAATCAGGATATAACTTAAAGTTAGAAGTTAACTTCAGTGGATATCCAGTAAAGAATAATCCAGATGCTGATATTGTTTCAGTAGCACAACAAGCTAGCCAAGATGAATTAGGCTATAAATTAGATTTGAAATCATTATCTATGGGAACCGATGCTTCTCAATACAAAGCTAGAAAAAACGATTTAGATGTAATCATTTTAGGACCTGGTAATGATACAGCTCATCAAACTGATGAATATATTGATTTAGATTCATTCTATGCATTTATTCGCTTGTACAAACAAATTGCAATTAATTATTTACAATAA
- a CDS encoding VIT1/CCC1 transporter family protein — translation MATKKEHKSNMNEKLNTLRAGVLGSNDGILTVVGVLFSVAVATPNFLTIFIAGLSDLLACAFSMASGEYASVSSQRDTESASVQKERRLLKTNLDNELASVQQFYMDRGISEDTALKIARELLDKKPLETMVSTKYNIELGHYMNPWSAAFSSLFSAALGGAFPLLAMSLTNGIYRWPATILAVIVSVGLTGFLSAKLGNGRPKAAIIRNIIIGILTMIIHYATGKLMNQF, via the coding sequence ATGGCAACTAAAAAAGAACACAAATCTAATATGAACGAAAAATTAAACACTTTACGTGCGGGAGTATTAGGATCAAACGATGGTATTTTAACCGTAGTTGGTGTCTTATTCTCAGTTGCGGTTGCTACTCCTAATTTCTTAACTATCTTTATTGCTGGATTATCTGATTTACTAGCTTGTGCCTTCTCCATGGCATCTGGTGAATATGCTTCCGTTAGTTCACAAAGAGATACCGAAAGTGCTTCGGTGCAAAAAGAACGTCGTTTGCTTAAGACTAATTTGGATAATGAACTAGCTTCGGTACAACAATTCTATATGGACAGAGGTATTTCTGAAGACACTGCCCTAAAAATCGCCCGTGAACTTCTAGATAAAAAACCTTTGGAAACTATGGTAAGTACTAAATACAATATTGAATTAGGTCACTACATGAATCCATGGTCAGCTGCTTTCTCATCCCTATTCTCAGCGGCCCTTGGTGGAGCTTTCCCTCTACTTGCCATGAGTTTAACTAACGGTATCTACCGTTGGCCCGCTACTATCCTAGCAGTTATTGTTTCCGTAGGCTTAACTGGTTTCTTAAGTGCCAAGTTAGGTAATGGTCGTCCTAAAGCTGCGATAATCAGAAATATTATTATCGGTATCTTAACTATGATCATTCACTACGCAACAGGAAAATTAATGAATCAATTCTAA
- a CDS encoding VIT1/CCC1 transporter family protein has protein sequence MIYLKKQTLAQRINIIRAGVMGSNDGILSVAGIVIGVAGATSNTFSIFISGIAGMIAGTVSMAMGEYVSVNSESDSQKNAVAQQKKALRNNYDDEFNFVKQKYIQSGISDELATQATREMMNQDALVTTVREKYGFNVNQFTSAYAAAVASMLSFPTGSILPLAAISLFPPHVKIIATFIAVIIALSITGYSAAILSNANRFKSAMRNVISGMLTMIVTYLIGLLVGMLA, from the coding sequence ATGATTTACTTGAAAAAGCAAACTTTAGCACAACGTATAAATATCATCCGAGCCGGGGTTATGGGTTCCAATGATGGAATCTTATCCGTAGCCGGAATCGTTATTGGGGTGGCAGGTGCCACGAGTAACACCTTCTCCATCTTCATTTCTGGAATTGCCGGTATGATTGCCGGTACCGTTTCAATGGCCATGGGTGAATACGTTTCAGTAAATTCCGAAAGTGATTCACAAAAGAATGCCGTAGCACAACAAAAGAAAGCGCTACGTAATAATTACGATGATGAATTTAACTTTGTTAAGCAAAAATACATACAAAGTGGAATTTCTGATGAGTTAGCTACCCAAGCTACTCGCGAAATGATGAATCAAGATGCCCTAGTTACTACCGTTCGTGAAAAATACGGATTTAATGTTAACCAATTTACTAGTGCTTATGCTGCTGCGGTAGCATCCATGTTATCTTTTCCAACTGGATCTATCCTTCCTCTAGCCGCTATTTCATTATTTCCACCTCACGTTAAAATCATTGCTACCTTTATCGCCGTTATTATCGCGCTATCCATCACTGGATATTCCGCAGCAATTTTAAGTAACGCTAACCGTTTCAAATCTGCAATGCGTAATGTCATTTCAGGTATGTTAACCATGATTGTTACCTATCTAATTGGTTTATTAGTAGGAATGCTAGCTTAA
- a CDS encoding MFS transporter, which produces MTRKQFFIILSVALVSFLGTVDMSIVNTALPQISNDLHIPMNQAEWISSAYLILICMSLILFGKLGDQFSKAKIFQLGTLLFTVSSLVCGLSGNLIILLVARCLQGLGASMTMATNLGIITESVPFGARGRALGINTTIGQVGYIAGPAVAGAILSVANWNWIFLFNVPIGIFAYVFGEFVYKTPAKKKPTNLHIDWLGFGLLAVLIGLFFVGIFTGQEIGFSNPNVIIAFVIAAILLALFIYVERKVADPILALSLFKNPGFTISIIALMFMYIIIYFNNVLLPFYIQDTLKFSPSHTGLLMSVLPVVNVFTAYLGGVLCDKYGAVIMSLRASVVFVIAEVIFAIMQPNWTLVVLLLGFVVFSTANGLFQNNPMVMENAGKDQQGIAGSVLALSRNIGFTLGLSISTSLLYTAMSFKSGQRITTYPMHNDALFVFGMHTTYWIAAIIMLSVTVMLFWLLQHNKKI; this is translated from the coding sequence ATGACTCGCAAGCAATTCTTCATCATATTGTCGGTAGCCCTGGTTTCCTTTTTAGGAACTGTGGATATGAGTATTGTAAATACTGCGCTACCACAAATATCCAATGATTTACATATTCCTATGAACCAAGCTGAATGGATTTCATCTGCCTACTTAATTCTAATATGTATGTCTTTAATCCTTTTTGGAAAATTAGGTGATCAATTTAGCAAAGCTAAAATTTTTCAATTAGGAACTTTACTTTTCACTGTTAGTTCACTAGTTTGTGGACTTTCTGGAAACTTAATCATTTTACTAGTGGCACGTTGTTTACAAGGACTAGGTGCTTCTATGACTATGGCAACTAACCTAGGTATCATTACTGAATCTGTGCCTTTTGGCGCCAGAGGTCGTGCACTAGGTATCAACACTACTATTGGACAAGTAGGATACATTGCGGGTCCTGCAGTAGCTGGAGCTATTTTGTCCGTTGCTAACTGGAACTGGATTTTCTTATTCAACGTTCCAATTGGTATTTTCGCATATGTATTTGGTGAATTTGTTTATAAAACACCTGCTAAAAAGAAGCCTACTAACCTTCACATTGACTGGTTAGGCTTTGGCTTATTAGCAGTATTAATTGGCCTATTTTTCGTGGGTATCTTTACCGGACAAGAAATTGGCTTTAGCAATCCTAACGTAATTATTGCCTTTGTTATTGCGGCTATTTTATTAGCCTTATTTATCTATGTAGAAAGAAAAGTTGCTGATCCTATCTTGGCACTTTCCTTATTTAAGAATCCTGGATTTACTATCAGTATCATTGCTCTAATGTTTATGTACATTATCATTTACTTCAACAATGTTTTACTACCTTTCTACATTCAAGATACTTTGAAGTTCTCACCTTCTCACACTGGATTATTAATGAGTGTGCTTCCGGTAGTAAATGTATTTACTGCCTACCTAGGAGGGGTACTTTGTGACAAATACGGAGCGGTAATTATGTCATTACGTGCTTCTGTAGTTTTCGTGATTGCTGAAGTTATCTTTGCTATTATGCAACCTAACTGGACTTTAGTAGTTCTGTTATTAGGCTTCGTAGTATTCTCCACTGCCAATGGATTATTCCAAAACAATCCTATGGTTATGGAAAATGCTGGTAAAGATCAACAAGGTATCGCAGGTTCTGTATTAGCACTTAGTCGAAACATTGGATTTACTTTAGGTTTATCCATTTCTACTTCCTTGCTATACACTGCTATGAGTTTCAAATCTGGCCAACGCATTACCACTTACCCTATGCACAATGATGCATTATTCGTTTTTGGTATGCACACTACTTACTGGATTGCTGCTATCATTATGCTTTCCGTAACTGTTATGCTATTTTGGCTATTACAACACAATAAGAAAATCTAA
- a CDS encoding Fur family transcriptional regulator, whose product MSDSAYDKALKKLRDNNVRITPQRQIILKYLINHDNHPSVDTIYEALRKDFPNLSIATIYNTLQLFEKLEIIIALPAEDGGIRYDFFGDPHFHAICKNCGTIFDIEFPDYKKTEKNLAELAMQQAGFQTNQVHIEVYGLCPKCQAKLSK is encoded by the coding sequence ATGTCTGATTCCGCATATGACAAAGCGCTAAAAAAGTTACGTGACAACAATGTTCGTATTACACCACAACGTCAAATCATTTTAAAATATTTGATTAATCATGATAATCATCCTTCCGTAGATACTATTTACGAAGCATTACGCAAGGACTTTCCTAATTTAAGTATTGCTACTATTTACAATACGTTACAATTGTTTGAAAAATTAGAAATCATTATTGCGCTACCTGCTGAAGACGGTGGAATTAGATACGATTTCTTTGGGGATCCACACTTTCATGCAATTTGTAAGAACTGTGGTACCATCTTTGATATCGAATTCCCTGACTATAAAAAAACTGAAAAGAATCTAGCTGAACTAGCTATGCAACAAGCTGGCTTTCAAACTAACCAAGTTCATATTGAAGTATATGGACTATGTCCAAAATGCCAAGCTAAATTGTCTAAATAG
- a CDS encoding lactonase family protein has translation MTEKFLIGTYTKKDSQGIYELELDTENKKMQNLQLVAKAGNPTYVTLSKANRIYSVDKGADGKGGAMALENTDRPAPEINTCLNEDTNPAYITVDEGRQFVYTANYHTGEVMVYKIEDNGALTYLNKVVHEGDMGPRPEQEDGAHPHFADLTPDGRLAVVDLGQDRVYIYNIADDGSLTKQFSLKMEAGFGPRHIVFDEKRGIALVVGELSSKLAVLNYDEATGHLDVRQITSTIPSDWTSHNGAAAIRLSNDGKFVYVSNRGNNSLAVFSLNDENKLHLEQLISTEGDFPRDFNFNKDEKFVIVVNQNTDNATLYSRDAASGKLTMLQKDFTVPEGVCVAQEN, from the coding sequence ATGACTGAAAAATTTCTAATTGGAACTTATACTAAAAAAGATAGTCAAGGTATCTACGAATTAGAATTAGATACTGAAAACAAAAAAATGCAAAATTTACAACTAGTGGCAAAAGCTGGTAATCCCACTTACGTAACTTTATCTAAAGCTAACCGTATCTACTCAGTAGATAAAGGTGCTGATGGTAAGGGTGGTGCCATGGCATTAGAAAACACTGATCGTCCTGCACCTGAAATTAACACTTGCCTAAATGAAGATACCAACCCTGCATACATCACTGTGGATGAAGGCAGACAATTTGTTTACACTGCTAACTACCACACTGGTGAAGTTATGGTATACAAGATTGAAGATAACGGTGCACTAACTTACTTAAACAAGGTAGTTCACGAAGGTGACATGGGTCCTCGTCCTGAACAAGAAGACGGTGCTCATCCTCACTTTGCTGACTTAACTCCAGATGGCCGTTTAGCTGTAGTGGACTTAGGTCAAGACCGAGTATACATTTACAACATTGCTGACGATGGTAGCTTAACTAAGCAATTCAGCTTGAAGATGGAAGCTGGTTTTGGTCCAAGACATATTGTCTTTGATGAAAAACGTGGTATTGCTTTAGTAGTAGGTGAATTAAGTAGTAAATTAGCAGTATTAAACTACGATGAAGCTACTGGTCATTTAGACGTTCGCCAAATTACCTCAACTATTCCAAGTGATTGGACTTCACACAATGGTGCCGCAGCTATTAGATTATCTAATGACGGTAAGTTCGTTTACGTATCCAACCGTGGAAACAACAGTTTAGCAGTATTCTCATTAAACGATGAAAACAAATTACACTTAGAACAATTAATCAGTACCGAAGGAGATTTCCCTCGTGACTTTAACTTCAATAAAGATGAAAAATTCGTGATTGTAGTTAACCAAAACACTGATAATGCTACATTGTACTCACGTGATGCTGCATCTGGTAAGTTAACTATGCTACAAAAAGACTTCACTGTTCCTGAAGGAGTTTGTGTAGCACAAGAAAACTAA